A single genomic interval of Orcinus orca chromosome 19, mOrcOrc1.1, whole genome shotgun sequence harbors:
- the MAP3K3 gene encoding mitogen-activated protein kinase kinase kinase 3 isoform X6 — protein MRILLLRGTIPIPGRVSLVLSTSGVRIIAFSRPVRYEDVEHKVTTVFGQPLDLHYMNNELSILLKNQDDLDKAIDILDRSSSMKSLRILLLSQDRNHTSSPPHSGVSRQVRIKASQSAGDINTIYQPPEPRSRHLSVSSQNPGRSSPPPGYVPERQQRIARQGSYTSINSEGEFIPETSEQCMLDPLSSAENSLSGSCQSLDRSADSPSFRKSRMSRAQSFPDNRQEFSDRETQLYDKGVKGGTYPRRYHVSVHHKDYNDGRRTFPRIRRHQGNLFTLVPSSRSLSTNGENMGLAVQYLDPRGRLRSADSENALSVQERNVPTKSPSAPINWRRGKLLGQGAFGRVYLCYDVDTGRELASKQVQFDPDSPETSKEVSALECEIQLLKNLQHERIVQYYGCLRDRAEKTLTIFMEYMPGGSVKDQLKAYGALTESVTRKYTRQILEGMSYLHSNMIVHRDIKGANILRDSAGNVKLGDFGASKRLQTICMSGTGMRSVTGTPYWMSPEVISGEGYGRKADVWSLGCTVVEMLTEKPPWAEYEAMAAIFKIATQPTNPQLPSHISEHGRDFLRRIFVEARQRPSAEELLTHQFAQLVY, from the exons CTCTCCATCCTGCTGAAGAACCAAGATGATCTTGATAAAGCAATTGATATTTTGGATAGAAGCTCAAGCATGAAAAGCCTTAGGATATTGCTGCTGTCCCAGGACAGAAATCAT ACCAGTTCCCCTCCCCACTCCGGGGTGTCCAGGCAGGTGCGAATCAAAGCTTCCCAGTCTGCGGGAGACATAAATACCATCTACCAGCCCCCTGAGCCCAGGAGCAGGCACCTCTCTGTCA GCTCCCAGAACCCCGGCCGAAGCTCGCCTCCCCCTGGCTACGTGCCTGAGCGGCAGCAGCGGATTGCCCGACAGGGGTCCTACACCAGCATCAACAGCGAGGGGGAGTTCATCCCAGAGACCAGCGAGCAGTGC ATGCTGGATCCCCTGAGCAGTGCTGAAAATTCCTTGTCAGGAAGCTGCCAATCCTTGGACAGGTCCGCAGACAG cCCATCCTTCCGGAAATCGCGAATGTCCCGAGCCCAGAGCTTCCCAGACAACAGACAGGAATTCTCGG ATCGGGAAACTCAGCTCTATGACAAAGGGGTCAAAGGTGGAACCTACCCCCGGCGCTACCACGtgtccgtgcaccacaaggacTACAATGACG GCAGAAGAACATTTCCCCGAATACGGCGTCATCAAGGCAACCTGTTCACCCTGGTGCCCTCCAGCCGCTCCCTGAGCACAAATGGCGAGAACATGGGCCTGGCGGTGCAGTACCTGGACCCCCGAGGGCGCCTGCGGAGTGCGGACAGTGAGAACGCCCTCTCTGTGCAGGAGAGGAACGTGCCAACCAAGT CTCCCAGTGCCCCCATCAATTGGCGCCGGGGGAAGCTCCTGGGCCAGGGTGCCTTTGGCAGGGTCTATCTGTGCTATGATGTGGACACAGGACGAGAACTTGCTTCCAAGCAGGTCCAGTTTGACCCAGACAGTCCTGAGACAAGCAAG GAGGTGAGTGCACTGGAGTGTGAGATCCAGTTGCTGAAGAACTTGCAGCACGAGCGCATAGTGCAGTACTATGGCTGCCTGCGGGACCGTGCCGAGAAGACTCTGACCATCTTCATGGAGTACATGCCGGGG GGCTCAGTGAAAGACCAGTTGAAGGCCTACGGAGCTCTGACAGAGAGTGTGACCCGAAAATACACCCGGCAGATCCTGGAGGGCATGTCCTACCTGCACAGTAACATGATTGTTCACCGGGACATCAAGG GAGCCAACATCCTCCGAGACTCTGCTGGGAATGTGAAGCTGGGGGACTTTGGGGCCAGCAAGCGCCTGCAGACCATCTGCATGTCAGGCACGGGCATGCGCTCGGTCACTGGCACACCCTACTGGATGAGCCCTGAGGTGATCAGCGGTGAGGGCTACGGAAGGAAGGCAGACGTGTG GAGCCTGGGCTGCACTGTGGTGGAGATGCTGACAGAGAAACCACCTTGGGCAGAGTATGAAGCCATGGCCGCCATTTTCAAGATTGCCACCCAGCCCACCAATCCTCAGCTGCCCTCCCACATCTCTGAGCACGGCCGGGACTTCCTGAGGCGCATTTTTGTGGAGGCCCGCCAGAGACCTTCGGCCGAGGAGCTGCTCACACACCAGTTTGCACAGCTCGTGTACTGA
- the LIMD2 gene encoding LIM domain-containing protein 2: MFQAAGATQATPSHEAKGGSGSSAVQRSKSFSLRAQVKETCTACQKTVYPMERLVADKLIFHNSCFCCKHCHTKLSLGSYAALHGEFYCKPHFQQLFKSKGNYDEGFGRKQHKELWAHKEVDPGTKTA, encoded by the exons ATGTTCCAGGCTGCAGGAGCCACCCAGGCCACCCCCTCCCAC GAAGCCAaaggtggcagtggcagcagcgcGGTTCAGCGCTCCAAG TCCTTCAGCCTTCGCGCCCAGGTGAAGGAGACCTGCACTGCCTGCCAGAAGACCGTGTACCCCATGGAGCGGCTGGTGGCCGACAAGCTCATTTTCCACAACTCTTGCTTCTGCTGCAAGCACTGCCACACCAAGCTCAG CCTGGGCAGCTACGCGGCGCTGCACGGAGAATTTTACTGCAAACCCCACTTTCAGCAGCTGTTTAAGAGCAAAGGCAACTACGACGAAGGCTTCGGCCGGAAGCAGCACAAGGAGCTCTGGGCCCACAAGGAGGTGGACCCCGGCACCAAGACAGCCTGA